In the genome of Desulfomicrobium escambiense DSM 10707, the window TTCGACCACCATCACTCGGACCTGGCCCAGAAGATGACCGAGATCCAGCATTCCTCCCTGGACGTCGTCCACTCGTCCCTGCACATCCACCTGGACCACCACAACTGTATGGAGGTGCTCATCCTGCGCGGCCCCGGGCAGGACATCAAGGCCACGGCCGAGCGGCTCATCTCCACCAAAGGCGTCAAGCACGGCAAGCTGACCCTGGCCACCACCGGGCAGGACCTGAAGTGATGCGCGATGTGCAGAGCGGTCCGGCCGACGTGGCCCTGCGCATCGACCGGGTCGGGGTCAAGAACCTCTCGGTGCCCCTGACGGTCCGCGA includes:
- the nikR gene encoding nickel-responsive transcriptional regulator NikR gives rise to the protein MGQTIRFGVSLDSDLLEKFDALCEERCYQTRSEAIRDLIRGTLVQKEWEDLNKEMVGTLTLVFDHHHSDLAQKMTEIQHSSLDVVHSSLHIHLDHHNCMEVLILRGPGQDIKATAERLISTKGVKHGKLTLATTGQDLK